From Daphnia pulicaria isolate SC F1-1A chromosome 4, SC_F0-13Bv2, whole genome shotgun sequence, one genomic window encodes:
- the LOC124335990 gene encoding sporozoite surface protein 2-like: protein MANPRLPVRPMPAFFPAFPVNPDHQVNPTHELEPAHQTNPGHPVDPARAIEPAHLIIPGHPVDPAHAFAPARPVDVGHPVKFVHTLEPAQPVNPDHPVEPAHQVNPDHPVEPAHPIEPAYPVNPANAIGPAHQLHFGYQVERAHQIIH, encoded by the coding sequence ATGGCTAATCCAAGGCTTCCTGTTCGTCCGATGCCGGCTTTCTTCCCTGCTTTTCCAGTCAATCCAGATCATCAAGTCAATCCTACGCATGAACTCGAGCCTGCTCATCAAACCAATCCAGGCCATCCAGTCGATCCTGCACGTGCAATTGAGCCTGCTCATCTTATCATTCCAGGTCATCCAGTCGATCCTGCGCATGCATTTGCACCTGCTCGTCCAGTTGATGTAGGTCATCCAGTCAAGTTTGTGCATACACTCGAGCCTGCTCAACCTGTCAATCCAGATCATCCAGTCGAGCCTGCTCATCAAGTCAATCCAGATCATCCAGTTGAGCCTGCTCATCCAATAGAGCCAGCTTATCCAGTCAATCCTGCTAATGCAATCGGGCCTGCCCATCAACTCCATTTTGGATATCAAGTCgagcgtgctcatcaaattaTTCACTAG